From Candidatus Palauibacter scopulicola, the proteins below share one genomic window:
- a CDS encoding patatin-like phospholipase family protein — translation MTGAPGSGASGAARGKLAFALSGGGARAAYQTGVLSYIGGRLPGLRVPLLTGVSAGAINVGFLAAYDGDLRAATEALKRRWLSLTTEEVLRTNPASLLKVGVRLGGSLLGGGTGLSPRFRSLVDTSPLREFIERDVDRGEIGTRIRAGDLEAVGLTAMSYQTGRTVLFVQGDPQSAPRPASSHYRLVRTDISVDHILASASIPLVFPAVKLGQQYYGDGSFRTAAPLAPAIHMGADRIFTISARYRRSELEARAPDTTGYPPPARVLGLLLNSVFLDTLDWDAAALRRINLLVGRLPPEASERQGLRHVDLLILRPSRDIGKLARDFEIELPPGLRFLVRGLGTPDIKSADFVSYLLFESEYIRTLVELGASDAEANWGRIEAFLT, via the coding sequence GTGACGGGGGCCCCGGGGAGCGGCGCTTCCGGCGCCGCGCGGGGGAAGCTGGCCTTCGCCCTCTCGGGCGGCGGCGCACGGGCCGCCTACCAGACGGGCGTGCTAAGCTACATCGGCGGGCGGCTGCCCGGGCTTCGGGTCCCTCTCCTCACGGGCGTCTCGGCAGGCGCGATCAACGTTGGGTTTCTCGCCGCGTACGACGGAGATCTGCGCGCCGCGACCGAGGCGCTGAAGCGCCGCTGGCTCTCGCTCACGACCGAGGAAGTGCTGCGCACCAACCCCGCTTCCCTGCTCAAGGTGGGCGTACGGCTCGGGGGATCCCTGCTGGGCGGCGGAACCGGGCTGAGCCCCCGTTTCCGGAGTCTCGTCGACACGTCGCCGCTGCGTGAGTTCATCGAACGCGACGTCGACCGCGGGGAGATCGGGACCCGGATCAGGGCGGGGGACCTCGAGGCGGTGGGGCTCACCGCCATGTCGTACCAGACGGGGCGCACGGTCCTCTTCGTACAGGGAGACCCGCAGTCGGCGCCCCGGCCCGCGAGTTCACACTACCGGCTCGTGCGGACGGACATCTCGGTGGACCACATTTTGGCCTCCGCGTCGATCCCGCTCGTGTTCCCGGCCGTCAAGCTCGGGCAGCAGTACTACGGAGACGGGAGCTTCCGCACCGCCGCGCCGCTGGCGCCCGCGATTCACATGGGGGCGGACCGCATCTTCACGATCTCGGCCCGCTACCGGCGGTCCGAACTGGAGGCCCGGGCACCGGACACGACCGGATATCCGCCGCCGGCCAGAGTCCTGGGCCTGCTGCTGAATTCGGTCTTTCTCGACACGCTGGACTGGGACGCGGCGGCGCTGCGCCGGATCAATCTCCTCGTCGGCCGACTCCCTCCCGAAGCGTCCGAGCGCCAGGGTCTGCGCCATGTCGACCTGCTCATCCTGAGACCTTCCCGGGACATCGGGAAGCTGGCCCGCGACTTCGAGATCGAACTTCCCCCGGGACTAAGGTTTCTCGTGCGAGGTCTCGGCACGCCGGACATCAAGTCCGCCGACTTCGTTAGCTATCTCCTGTTCGAGAGCGAATACATCCGGACGCTGGTGGAACTGGGCGCCTCCGACGCGGAGGCGAACTGGGGCCGCATCGAGGCGTTCCTCACCTGA
- a CDS encoding NAD(P)/FAD-dependent oxidoreductase, whose product MKNETVDITIIGGGPTGLYGSFYAGMRGVSARIIDVLPELGGQLTALYPEKDVFDVAGFPRVLAKDLARELVTQGLQFDAEVCLEERVLELNPGNGAFDLRTDKGPRPTRTVVIAGGKGAFKSRTLRVPGWDEFLNRGLATNVKDPEAFRGKRVLLVGGGDSAFDWSWALRSIAGELTHIHRTDRYRAHESTVAQVEGAHERGELQLRTFYTVTEIHGGERVEAATIRHTKTKETERIEVDDIIALIGFVPNIGPIAEWGLELHKRCIVVDSRMRTNIPGVYAAGDIATYDGKLELISTGFGEAAIAVNNAVHHIDPTAKVNPGHSTDYKVFK is encoded by the coding sequence TTGAAGAACGAAACGGTCGACATCACGATCATCGGGGGCGGTCCGACCGGCCTGTACGGGTCGTTCTACGCCGGGATGCGCGGCGTCTCGGCCCGCATCATCGATGTCCTTCCCGAACTCGGGGGCCAGTTGACGGCGCTGTACCCCGAGAAGGACGTCTTCGACGTCGCCGGTTTCCCCCGGGTGCTCGCCAAGGACCTGGCGCGGGAACTCGTCACGCAGGGCCTGCAGTTCGACGCGGAGGTCTGCCTCGAGGAGCGCGTCCTCGAACTCAATCCGGGGAACGGCGCGTTCGACCTGCGCACGGACAAGGGGCCGCGGCCCACGCGCACCGTCGTCATCGCGGGGGGGAAAGGCGCCTTCAAGAGCCGGACGCTGCGCGTGCCGGGCTGGGATGAGTTCCTGAACCGGGGCCTGGCGACGAATGTGAAGGACCCCGAGGCGTTCCGCGGGAAGCGCGTCCTCCTCGTCGGCGGCGGCGACTCCGCCTTCGACTGGAGTTGGGCGCTGCGGAGCATCGCCGGCGAACTCACGCATATCCATCGGACCGACCGCTATCGGGCTCACGAGAGCACGGTCGCCCAGGTCGAAGGCGCGCATGAACGGGGTGAACTGCAGCTCCGGACCTTCTACACCGTGACGGAGATCCACGGCGGCGAGCGGGTGGAGGCCGCGACGATCCGGCACACGAAGACCAAGGAAACGGAGCGAATCGAGGTGGACGACATCATCGCCTTGATCGGCTTCGTCCCGAACATCGGGCCGATCGCGGAGTGGGGGCTCGAGCTGCACAAGAGGTGCATCGTGGTGGACTCGCGCATGCGCACGAACATCCCCGGCGTCTATGCCGCGGGGGACATCGCCACCTACGACGGGAAGCTGGAACTGATCTCGACCGGTTTCGGAGAGGCCGCGATCGCCGTGAACAACGCGGTCCACCACATCGACCCGACCGCGAAGGTGAACCCGGGCCACTCGACCGACTACAAGGTCTTCAAGTAG
- a CDS encoding MlaD family protein, with product MIRTDLSSDVARIRARRGLILIAFAVVLSAAISVIELIVRATLEGPRITAVAHSAEGLGPGSAVWVAGRSVGRVLSISFRPPEANRGDASFGSHVVIEAVIDRVAEPILRADATADVRPSDLVAPVVLSVDPGTGSAPPWNYSDTLRASGPPIEPETVITLADSLLRAVRALEVDASEAQDALGSDQGSLARFRENPGTLTGLRSRLESLEELFQRDFQRSSLVRLATDTLVSAAARRAQERFAAWEASPQLANGVGDLESTVEALDAVMSRVAAMVERLERGEGTAGRALVDGEIRRQIAALRTAAAALAEELGYNPSRWLRIRVF from the coding sequence ATGATCCGGACGGACCTCTCTTCCGACGTCGCACGCATCCGGGCCCGCCGGGGCCTGATCCTGATCGCCTTCGCCGTCGTTCTTTCGGCCGCGATCTCCGTCATCGAACTCATTGTCCGCGCGACGCTCGAAGGCCCCCGAATCACGGCGGTGGCCCATTCGGCGGAGGGGCTCGGGCCGGGTTCCGCCGTCTGGGTGGCCGGGAGGTCGGTGGGGCGCGTGCTGTCGATTTCCTTCCGCCCTCCCGAAGCGAACCGCGGCGATGCGTCGTTCGGGAGCCACGTCGTGATCGAGGCCGTCATCGACCGGGTCGCCGAACCCATCCTGCGGGCGGATGCCACCGCCGACGTCCGGCCCTCGGACCTCGTGGCGCCCGTCGTCCTCTCCGTGGATCCGGGCACGGGTTCCGCACCCCCCTGGAACTACTCGGACACGCTGCGGGCTTCCGGTCCGCCGATCGAACCGGAGACGGTCATAACGCTGGCGGATTCCCTGCTGCGGGCGGTGCGCGCGCTCGAAGTCGACGCCTCCGAGGCGCAGGACGCGCTCGGTTCGGATCAGGGCTCGCTGGCCCGCTTTCGGGAGAATCCGGGCACGCTGACCGGGCTGCGAAGCAGGCTCGAGTCGCTGGAGGAGCTGTTTCAGCGAGACTTTCAGCGCTCGTCCCTCGTGCGGCTCGCGACGGACACGCTCGTGAGCGCCGCCGCGCGCCGCGCGCAGGAACGGTTCGCGGCCTGGGAGGCGTCCCCGCAACTCGCGAACGGCGTCGGCGATCTTGAATCGACGGTCGAGGCGCTGGACGCCGTGATGTCTCGAGTCGCGGCGATGGTCGAGCGGCTGGAACGCGGCGAGGGAACCGCGGGCCGGGCTCTCGTAGATGGGGAGATCCGGCGCCAAATCGCCGCCCTGCGCACCGCAGCCGCCGCATTGGCGGAGGAGCTCGGCTACAACCCGTCACGCTGGCTGCGCATCCGCGTCTTCTAG
- a CDS encoding metallophosphoesterase, with amino-acid sequence MQRTIVHFADLHLDSPFAWCEATGDVARRRREALRDTLLAIVDLVRSTEADALFCGGDLYEHDRVTLDTANFLRETFASLGAVPVYIAPGNHDWYGPTSVYATGGWSDNVHIFRDAALRAVSLAPGITLWGAAHCAPANTDNFLGGGFRVSGAGAHVALFHGAERSWLAAQGEGKAPHAPFETAEIPDSGLDHAFLGHYHRPADGAHHTYPGNPDPLQFGEEGERGPVVATIDAEGEVTRERHVVAVTPVHDLRLDVTGLTNRQQIRDALRAKTESLAGLARLTVCGDLEPSLDLQEDAIREQLLEAFDAVQIRKSDLHLAYDLDEIRGEPTVRGQFVEDVLGAGLPDDEERRVLRMGLRALDGRDDLEVL; translated from the coding sequence GTGCAACGGACGATCGTCCACTTCGCAGACCTTCACCTCGACTCCCCGTTCGCGTGGTGCGAGGCGACAGGCGACGTGGCGCGGCGGCGGCGCGAGGCGCTTCGCGACACGCTGCTCGCGATCGTGGACCTCGTGCGCTCGACCGAGGCGGACGCGCTCTTCTGCGGAGGCGACCTGTACGAGCACGATCGCGTCACGCTGGACACGGCGAACTTCCTGCGGGAGACCTTCGCCTCCCTCGGCGCGGTGCCGGTCTACATCGCGCCCGGCAACCACGACTGGTACGGGCCGACGAGCGTCTACGCGACGGGGGGCTGGAGCGACAACGTCCACATCTTTCGGGATGCGGCGCTACGGGCGGTCTCCCTCGCGCCGGGGATCACGCTGTGGGGCGCCGCGCACTGCGCTCCCGCCAACACGGACAACTTCCTCGGCGGTGGCTTCCGGGTCTCCGGCGCGGGGGCGCACGTGGCGCTCTTTCACGGCGCGGAGCGGTCGTGGCTCGCGGCACAGGGTGAGGGGAAGGCGCCGCACGCCCCCTTCGAGACCGCGGAGATCCCGGACAGCGGTCTGGATCACGCGTTTCTGGGCCACTATCACCGGCCGGCGGACGGCGCGCATCACACCTATCCCGGCAATCCCGACCCGCTGCAGTTCGGAGAGGAGGGGGAGCGCGGGCCCGTCGTGGCGACGATCGACGCGGAGGGGGAGGTCACGCGCGAGCGCCACGTCGTGGCGGTCACCCCGGTGCACGACCTGCGGCTCGATGTCACGGGCCTCACGAATCGGCAGCAGATTCGGGACGCCCTGCGCGCGAAGACGGAGAGCCTCGCGGGACTCGCGCGCCTCACGGTGTGCGGCGACCTGGAGCCGTCGCTCGACCTCCAGGAGGACGCGATCCGCGAACAGTTGCTCGAGGCGTTCGACGCCGTGCAGATCCGGAAGTCGGATTTGCACCTGGCGTACGACCTCGACGAGATCCGCGGGGAGCCCACGGTGCGGGGACAGTTCGTCGAGGATGTGCTGGGAGCGGGGTTGCCGGACGATGAGGAGCGCCGCGTTCTGAGGATGGGACTCCGGGCTCTCGACGGCCGCGACGATCTCGAGGTGCTGTGA
- a CDS encoding CDP-alcohol phosphatidyltransferase family protein, translating into MHRAVFGEPSATLAGALETRPRNVHLPVRGAGPSTRSKRRNPIQTHDPGFLTLSNLLSLSRVPLGLAFIVVSDPRMMAVLVATAGATDVLDGFIARVSGTRSQVGLLLDPLCDKLFVLLALSGFLAAGGLDGVSFVILILRDLYTAGCYLLARLVSIIIPFKPRWPGKIATGLQFLTLLALIFNPRYVPALVLLVGVTSAWAIIDYGTHCLRRKWKSAV; encoded by the coding sequence GTGCATCGCGCGGTATTCGGCGAACCCTCGGCGACGCTCGCCGGGGCACTGGAGACCCGCCCCAGGAACGTGCATCTTCCCGTGCGTGGGGCGGGTCCGTCGACCAGGTCGAAGCGGAGGAATCCGATACAGACACACGATCCGGGGTTTCTGACCCTGTCGAACCTCCTGTCCCTGAGCCGGGTGCCGCTCGGCCTCGCCTTCATCGTGGTCTCGGATCCCCGCATGATGGCCGTGCTCGTGGCCACGGCGGGAGCAACGGATGTCCTCGACGGGTTCATCGCCCGCGTGAGCGGTACGCGCTCCCAGGTCGGCCTCCTGCTCGATCCGCTCTGCGACAAGCTCTTCGTCCTGCTCGCCCTCTCCGGCTTCCTCGCGGCGGGCGGCCTCGACGGAGTTTCGTTCGTGATCCTGATCCTCCGCGACCTTTACACGGCCGGGTGCTACCTCCTGGCCCGGCTCGTCTCCATCATCATCCCCTTCAAGCCCCGGTGGCCGGGGAAAATCGCCACCGGCCTGCAGTTTCTTACGCTCCTCGCCCTCATTTTCAACCCTCGGTATGTTCCCGCACTCGTGTTGCTCGTCGGCGTGACGTCGGCATGGGCGATCATCGACTACGGGACGCATTGCCTCCGGCGGAAATGGAAGAGCGCGGTCTGA
- a CDS encoding AAA family ATPase — protein sequence MRFESVTAHRFGPFRDETLELAPGMNVVFGRNEAGKSSWHAALYAGLCGMRRGKGAMRKEEKRFAERHRPWDDDEWEIGAIVALKDGRRVELRHDLAGKIGSSAEDTSVAGRDYSSEILFDGAPDGSRWLGLNRRSFLATACVRQADILKVRADPESLQEDMQRAAATAGVDQTAAAALQRLEDVLRERVGSTRAPTKPLMLTAQRVAEACEALEAAREAHRDFQERRAEVETLERAARDARRRVEAAEAALASVEAEALAERLREARGLHEAFPEGAPHPVPEGGGLTRTVTEALTTWRNLPAPVELNGPSAREIEERIEGADAELAAARAVVAEDAAAEAEARLATARELHALFPQGGPRVSPEEDARMGEIRDALRAWESLSAVEAPAGRSAEDLEEELASLEGRRRAPPAERPAARAAMWLAASAVVAAGGLALALLAPDSRSTGLILFAVGAAGVLSHRFARTRTDRSEIALALDVRHDSLRRELAAARAERERYETGRRQWGEAVGRMREVADPADAGAAESATEPEALADALRRQLESRQAGREKAAQLGAQWDELQGLLAGSSFDALVAETDRLREAADSLVADAAEAALADARARGITPGELGELERRTAERRRTWSDDRARRLAAETRHQQRSARAADAADKLREAGAQVGVTAEGAENLAAALEQWRAGRERVLEEAGERSESWDRLQQLLGERTLDEFADDVERRRLRAARLAGRSGADVGEARAERVTEATLGKLKREAEAAREEVLRAGGQLTEREHHLPSVADAEDALAAAEREQERIERLKDTLDCTVGFLEAAQERVLRDIAPILTQTVLEWLPGVTDGRYTGCRINPENLLVEVRRPGGRWRSAELLSHGTAEQIYLLLRFALSRHLTREGENCPLILDDVVGASDAVRKQAVLRTLHALARSTQVILFTHEDDVRDWARENLTGSGARLIELAGRRIENGRDDRPAAT from the coding sequence ATGCGCTTCGAGTCCGTGACGGCCCACCGTTTCGGCCCCTTCCGCGACGAGACGCTGGAACTGGCGCCGGGGATGAACGTCGTCTTCGGCCGCAACGAGGCGGGCAAATCGTCCTGGCACGCGGCGCTGTATGCCGGGCTCTGCGGCATGCGGCGCGGCAAGGGGGCCATGCGAAAGGAGGAGAAGAGGTTCGCGGAGCGCCACAGGCCGTGGGACGACGACGAGTGGGAGATCGGGGCCATCGTCGCCCTCAAGGACGGCCGGCGCGTGGAGTTGAGGCACGACCTGGCGGGGAAGATCGGGAGTTCGGCGGAGGACACGAGCGTCGCGGGGCGGGACTATTCGAGCGAGATCCTGTTCGACGGGGCGCCGGACGGCTCCCGGTGGCTGGGTCTGAACCGCCGCTCGTTTCTCGCCACGGCATGCGTGCGCCAGGCGGACATTCTCAAGGTCCGGGCTGATCCCGAATCGCTGCAGGAGGACATGCAGCGCGCGGCGGCGACGGCGGGGGTGGACCAGACGGCGGCTGCCGCCCTGCAACGGCTCGAGGACGTTCTCCGCGAACGCGTCGGGTCGACCCGGGCTCCGACGAAACCGCTCATGCTGACCGCACAGCGGGTGGCGGAGGCGTGCGAGGCGCTGGAGGCGGCCCGCGAGGCGCACCGCGATTTTCAGGAGCGTCGCGCCGAGGTCGAGACGCTGGAACGAGCGGCGAGGGACGCCCGGCGCCGCGTGGAGGCGGCGGAGGCTGCGCTCGCGAGCGTGGAGGCGGAGGCGCTCGCGGAGCGGCTGCGGGAGGCGCGGGGTCTACACGAGGCGTTCCCCGAGGGGGCCCCGCACCCGGTCCCCGAGGGCGGCGGGCTCACGCGAACCGTCACCGAAGCGCTCACCACGTGGCGAAATCTCCCGGCTCCGGTGGAGTTGAACGGGCCCTCGGCGCGCGAGATCGAGGAGAGGATCGAGGGGGCCGATGCGGAGCTTGCGGCCGCGCGGGCGGTCGTCGCGGAGGACGCCGCCGCGGAAGCCGAGGCTCGCCTCGCCACTGCGCGGGAGCTGCACGCGCTCTTCCCGCAGGGCGGCCCCCGGGTCTCCCCGGAGGAGGACGCGCGCATGGGAGAGATCCGCGACGCGCTCCGCGCATGGGAGTCGCTCTCAGCGGTTGAAGCGCCGGCCGGCCGCAGCGCGGAGGACCTCGAGGAAGAGCTGGCCAGCCTCGAAGGGCGACGGCGGGCGCCCCCCGCGGAACGCCCGGCCGCGCGAGCCGCAATGTGGCTGGCTGCTTCGGCGGTCGTGGCGGCAGGGGGCCTCGCCCTCGCGCTGCTGGCGCCCGATTCGCGCTCCACGGGGCTGATCCTGTTCGCGGTCGGGGCGGCAGGCGTCCTCTCCCACAGGTTCGCCAGAACACGCACCGACCGCTCGGAGATCGCGCTCGCCCTGGACGTGCGCCACGACAGTCTCCGGCGCGAACTCGCGGCAGCGCGCGCGGAACGGGAGCGCTACGAAACCGGACGCCGGCAGTGGGGCGAGGCGGTGGGGCGCATGCGCGAGGTCGCCGATCCGGCCGACGCGGGAGCGGCTGAATCGGCGACGGAACCGGAAGCGCTCGCGGACGCGCTGCGCCGCCAGTTGGAGTCCCGGCAGGCCGGACGAGAGAAGGCCGCGCAGCTGGGAGCGCAGTGGGACGAGCTTCAGGGGCTGCTGGCCGGCTCCTCCTTCGACGCGCTTGTCGCCGAGACGGATCGGCTGCGCGAGGCGGCGGATTCCCTCGTCGCGGATGCGGCCGAGGCCGCGCTCGCGGACGCGAGGGCCCGCGGTATCACGCCGGGAGAGCTGGGCGAACTCGAACGGCGGACCGCGGAGCGACGTCGGACGTGGAGCGACGATCGAGCCCGGCGCCTGGCGGCGGAGACGCGACACCAACAGCGGTCGGCACGGGCCGCCGATGCGGCGGACAAGCTGCGGGAAGCCGGCGCGCAGGTGGGCGTGACCGCCGAAGGTGCCGAGAATCTGGCTGCCGCGCTGGAGCAATGGCGCGCCGGACGGGAGCGGGTGCTCGAGGAAGCCGGCGAGCGCAGCGAATCATGGGACCGCCTGCAACAGTTGCTTGGCGAGCGGACGCTGGATGAGTTCGCGGACGACGTGGAGCGACGCCGCCTCAGGGCCGCCCGGCTCGCCGGCCGGAGCGGAGCGGACGTCGGCGAGGCTCGGGCGGAGCGGGTCACCGAGGCGACGCTGGGGAAGCTGAAGCGGGAGGCGGAGGCGGCCCGCGAGGAGGTGCTGCGGGCGGGCGGCCAGCTCACCGAACGCGAACACCATCTCCCCAGCGTCGCGGATGCGGAAGACGCGCTGGCGGCGGCCGAACGGGAACAGGAGAGGATCGAGCGCCTCAAGGACACGCTGGACTGCACGGTCGGATTCCTCGAAGCGGCGCAGGAGCGCGTGCTGCGCGATATCGCGCCCATACTGACGCAGACCGTGCTCGAGTGGCTGCCCGGGGTGACGGACGGCCGCTACACCGGCTGCCGAATCAACCCGGAGAATCTGCTCGTCGAGGTCCGGAGGCCGGGCGGACGCTGGCGTTCCGCCGAACTGCTCTCCCATGGCACGGCGGAGCAGATCTACCTGCTGCTCAGGTTCGCGCTCTCGCGGCATCTCACGCGCGAAGGCGAGAACTGTCCGCTCATCCTCGATGATGTCGTCGGCGCTTCCGACGCGGTGCGGAAACAGGCGGTGCTGCGGACGCTGCACGCGCTCGCGCGCTCGACCCAGGTCATCCTCTTCACGCACGAGGACGATGTGCGCGACTGGGCAAGGGAGAACCTCACGGGATCCGGCGCCCGCCTCATCGAACTCGCCGGGAGGAGGATCGAGAACGGCCGAGACGATCGGCCCGCCGCTACTTGA
- the ssb gene encoding single-stranded DNA-binding protein translates to MSRTVNRVILVGNAGSDPDVRETASGTAVAHLSLATNRVFRKNGETQRRTDWHRLTFWRRQAEMVGEYVHKGSRLYVEGHLEYGSFERDGIAIPTVDVVVEDMVMLDPRPDSDDSATASAELPQ, encoded by the coding sequence ATGTCGAGAACGGTGAACCGGGTCATTCTCGTTGGAAACGCCGGCAGCGACCCCGATGTGCGGGAGACCGCCTCCGGCACCGCCGTCGCACACCTGTCGCTCGCGACAAACCGCGTGTTCCGCAAGAACGGGGAGACCCAGCGTCGCACGGATTGGCACCGGCTCACCTTCTGGCGCCGTCAGGCGGAGATGGTCGGTGAGTATGTGCACAAGGGCTCGCGCCTCTACGTGGAGGGCCACCTCGAGTACGGATCGTTCGAGCGCGACGGCATCGCGATCCCCACCGTGGACGTGGTCGTGGAGGACATGGTGATGCTGGATCCGCGGCCGGACAGCGATGACAGCGCTACGGCCAGCGCCGAGCTTCCGCAGTAG